AAGCTGACGGCACGCGAACGGCTCGACATCCTGCTCGACGAAGGCAGCTTTGAGGAAGTCGACGGCTACGTCGAGCACAACTGCGTCGACTTCGGCATGGACCAGAGCGAGAAGATCCCCGGCGACGGCGTGGTTACCGGCTCGGGTACGATCAACGGCCGCCTGGTCTTCGTGTTCAGCCAAGACTTCACCGTCTTCGGCGGCGCCGTGTCCGAGCGGCACGCGATGAAGATCTGCAAGATCATGGACGCGGCGATGAAAGTCGGCGCACCGGTGATCGGCCTCAACGATTCCGGCGGCGCGCGCATCCAGGAGGGCGTCGCAGCGCTCGCCGGCTATGCCGAGATCTTCCAGCGCAACGTCAACGCGTCAGGCGTGGTGCCGCAGATCAGCCTGATCATGGGCCCCTGCGCCGGCGGTGCGGTCTATTCGCCCGCGATCACCGACTTCATCTTCATGGTGAAGGACAGCTCGTTCATGTTCGTCACCGGTCCCGACGTGGTCAAGACCGTGACCAACGAGATCGTCACGCAGGAGGAACTGGGCGGTGCGATCACGCATACGACCAAGACCTCGGTCGCCGACCTTGCTTTCGAGAACGACATCGAGACGCTGCTGGCGACGCGCGATTTCTTCGACTTCCTGCCTCTGTCGAATAAGGAAGACGTGCCCGAGCGTCCCTCGGCCGATCCCTGGGACCGCCGCGAGGACAGCCTCGACACGATCATCCCGGCCTCGGCCAACCAGCCCTACGACATGCACGAAGTGATCCGGAAGACGCTCGACGAGGGCGATTTCTTCGAGGTTCAGCCGGCCTATGCGGGGAACATCATCTGCGGCTTCGGCCGCGTCGAGGGCCGCACCGTCGGCATCGTTGCTAACCAGCCGATGGTCCTGGCTGGCGTGCTCGATATCAACAGCTCGAAGAAGTCGGCGCGCTTCGTCCGCTTCTGCGATGCGTTCAACGTGCCGATCATCACGTTCGTCGATGTTCCCGGCTTCCTTCCCGGCACCAGCCAGGAGCACAACGGCATCATCAAGCACGGCGCCAAGCTGCTCTTCGCCTATGCCGAGGCGACCGTGCCGAAGATCACTGTGATCACCCGCAAGGCCTATGGCGGCGCTTATGACGTGATGGCCTCCAAGCACCTGCGCGGCGACCTCAACTACGCCTGGCCGACCGCCGAGATCGCGGTGATGGGTGCCAAGGGCGCGGTCGAGATCATCTTCCGCGGCCAGGACGCCGAGGGCATCGCCGCCAAGACCAAGGAATACGAAGACCGCTTCGCCAACCCCTTCGTCGCCGCGGCCAAGGGTTTCGTCGACGAGGTGATCTACCCGCATTCGACCCGCCGCCGCATCGCCCTCGGGCTTCGCAAGCTGCGCAACAAGCAGCTCGAGAACCCCTGGAAGAAGCACGACAACATCCCGCTCTGACGATGGTCACCGACGCCGATCGCATCTGGGGTTACCTGTTGATCGGCGGAAGCATCGTCTGGGCGGTCTACTGCCTGAAGATCTGGCGACGCGGCTGGATCTACGATGAAGAGGAAGACACGGTTCATGACCGCACGACCGGCCCCTATTCTTGGCGGTTCCTGCAGGTCCTGCACGTCGTCGGGTTCTTTGCGATCCTCTATCCGGGGCTCGCTTCGCT
The window above is part of the Novosphingobium sp. G106 genome. Proteins encoded here:
- a CDS encoding acyl-CoA carboxylase subunit beta — its product is MSANIAEMERRRAAAKLGGGQRRIDAQHAKGKLTARERLDILLDEGSFEEVDGYVEHNCVDFGMDQSEKIPGDGVVTGSGTINGRLVFVFSQDFTVFGGAVSERHAMKICKIMDAAMKVGAPVIGLNDSGGARIQEGVAALAGYAEIFQRNVNASGVVPQISLIMGPCAGGAVYSPAITDFIFMVKDSSFMFVTGPDVVKTVTNEIVTQEELGGAITHTTKTSVADLAFENDIETLLATRDFFDFLPLSNKEDVPERPSADPWDRREDSLDTIIPASANQPYDMHEVIRKTLDEGDFFEVQPAYAGNIICGFGRVEGRTVGIVANQPMVLAGVLDINSSKKSARFVRFCDAFNVPIITFVDVPGFLPGTSQEHNGIIKHGAKLLFAYAEATVPKITVITRKAYGGAYDVMASKHLRGDLNYAWPTAEIAVMGAKGAVEIIFRGQDAEGIAAKTKEYEDRFANPFVAAAKGFVDEVIYPHSTRRRIALGLRKLRNKQLENPWKKHDNIPL